In a single window of the Bacteroidota bacterium genome:
- the aspS gene encoding aspartate--tRNA ligase — MLRTNTCGELKMQHIGQNVTLCGWLQRSRNLGGMTFIDLRDRYGITQLVFNMETNAAICEEARSYGREFVLQVTGKVAERSNKNLNIPTGEIEIIVDKVVVLNKAQTPPFTIEENTDGGDDIRMKYRYLDIRRNPVKEALLLRAKVAAETRNYLNAQEFIEVETPVLIKSTPEGARDFVVPSRMNAGEFYALPQSPQTFKQLLMVAGMDKYYQIVKCFRDEDLRADRQPEFTQIDCEMSFIEQEDILNTFEGMILHLFKHVKNVELGEVPRMTFAEAMRDYGNDKPDIRFEMKFVDVKSATSGKNFKVFDDAESVIAICAKDCASYTRKQLDELTDWVKRPQIGATGLVYLRYNGDGTLKSSVDKFYSETDLKVWAEKCNAAPGDLILVLAGDDSKTRKAMSELRLEMGNRLGLRDKNVFRPLWVLDFPLLEYNDDAKRWHAMHHPFTSPKPEDISLLDTDPGKVRANAYDLVINGVEIGGGSIRIFNRELQSKMFSILGFTPEDAQAQFGFLMNAFEFGAPPHGGLAFGFDRLCSLFGGSDSIRDYIAFPKNNSGRDVMIDSPSRISDEQLKELAIEVSIEK, encoded by the coding sequence ATGCTTCGTACCAACACCTGCGGTGAGCTCAAAATGCAGCACATCGGACAAAATGTAACTCTTTGCGGCTGGCTTCAGCGTTCACGGAATCTCGGTGGAATGACTTTCATTGATCTTCGCGATCGCTATGGCATCACTCAATTAGTTTTCAATATGGAAACCAATGCTGCAATTTGTGAAGAAGCGCGTTCGTACGGAAGAGAATTTGTTTTGCAAGTGACAGGAAAAGTTGCTGAACGAAGTAATAAAAATCTCAATATTCCGACAGGTGAAATTGAGATCATCGTTGACAAAGTTGTTGTTTTAAATAAAGCGCAAACTCCGCCTTTTACAATTGAAGAAAATACTGATGGTGGCGACGACATCAGAATGAAATATCGCTATCTAGATATTCGCAGAAATCCTGTGAAAGAAGCTTTGTTGCTACGTGCAAAAGTGGCTGCAGAGACAAGAAATTATCTTAACGCCCAGGAATTTATTGAAGTGGAAACACCGGTGCTTATCAAATCAACTCCCGAAGGTGCTCGTGATTTTGTTGTGCCTTCACGAATGAATGCCGGTGAATTCTATGCATTGCCGCAATCACCACAAACATTCAAGCAACTCCTAATGGTTGCAGGAATGGATAAGTACTATCAGATCGTAAAATGTTTCCGCGACGAAGATCTTCGCGCTGATCGTCAGCCTGAATTTACTCAGATCGATTGTGAAATGAGTTTCATCGAGCAGGAAGATATTCTCAATACATTCGAAGGAATGATTCTTCACTTATTCAAGCATGTGAAAAATGTTGAGCTTGGTGAAGTTCCACGCATGACATTTGCGGAGGCCATGCGCGATTACGGAAATGACAAACCTGATATCCGTTTTGAAATGAAATTTGTTGATGTCAAATCTGCAACTTCAGGAAAAAATTTCAAAGTGTTTGACGATGCAGAATCGGTGATCGCTATTTGTGCGAAAGACTGTGCATCTTATACACGCAAGCAACTCGACGAACTTACAGACTGGGTGAAACGTCCGCAGATAGGAGCAACCGGCCTGGTTTATCTTCGATACAATGGTGATGGAACTTTAAAATCTTCAGTCGATAAATTTTATTCTGAAACAGATCTGAAAGTCTGGGCAGAAAAATGCAATGCAGCTCCCGGTGATTTAATTTTAGTCCTTGCAGGCGATGATTCGAAGACGAGAAAAGCAATGAGCGAATTGCGTCTTGAAATGGGAAACCGTTTAGGGCTTCGCGATAAAAATGTTTTCCGTCCGCTATGGGTTCTGGATTTTCCATTACTTGAGTACAACGACGATGCAAAACGCTGGCATGCCATGCATCATCCATTCACTTCACCTAAACCGGAAGATATTTCTTTGTTAGATACTGATCCCGGAAAAGTCCGCGCCAATGCATACGATCTTGTCATCAATGGTGTGGAGATCGGTGGTGGTTCGATCCGTATCTTCAATAGGGAACTCCAAAGCAAGATGTTTTCCATTCTTGGTTTTACTCCTGAAGATGCACAAGCACAATTCGGTTTCCTTATGAACGCTTTCGAATTCGGAGCTCCACCTCACGGCGGATTAGCTTTTGGCTTTGACAGGTTGTGTTCTTTGTTCGGTGGCTCTGATTCTATCCGTGATTATATCGCTTTTCCGAAGAATAATTCAGGACGCGATGTGATGATTGATTCACCTTCCCGGATCTCAGATGAGCAACTGAAAGAATTGGCTATCGAGGTAAGTATTGAAAAATAA
- a CDS encoding nucleoside deaminase, translated as MVLDNTPEHFMREALKEAQLAFDADEVPIGAVVVHGNRIIGRGHNLTERLNDVTAHAEMQAFTAAANSVNGKYLTDCTLYVTIEPCVMCAGASYWTQISKIVYGARDEKRGFQNISTSILHPKTELVGGVMEDECRGLMQEFFRSKR; from the coding sequence ATGGTATTAGATAACACCCCCGAACATTTCATGCGTGAAGCCTTAAAAGAAGCGCAACTTGCTTTTGATGCTGATGAAGTTCCGATCGGCGCAGTGGTCGTGCATGGAAACCGGATCATTGGTCGCGGACATAATTTAACTGAACGATTGAATGATGTGACTGCTCATGCAGAAATGCAGGCCTTCACTGCTGCAGCAAATTCTGTGAATGGAAAATATCTGACAGATTGTACTCTTTATGTAACAATAGAACCATGTGTAATGTGTGCCGGTGCTTCGTACTGGACACAGATAAGTAAAATTGTTTATGGTGCGAGAGATGAGAAGAGAGGGTTTCAGAATATTTCAACTTCTATTTTACATCCGAAGACGGAGTTGGTAGGTGGAGTTATGGAAGATGAATGCAGGGGGTTGATGCAGGAGTTTTTTCGCTCGAAACGGTGA
- a CDS encoding T9SS type A sorting domain-containing protein, translated as MITINGTNILLGYDNDGIFFMTKIDFDGNPQSIKSLTSSQGADLRFIDKTDSTILWTANFSLPLYNNVIIAKTDTAGTFLSGQILTNTNYLGTYDFVSLGNDGFYLLGSIYDNTLFISFTSVVKCDMSGNIIWSKQYDLISQGKISADKTIYNGMIICSDIRDSITNKTVLLKIDSIGNIEWNKVYSTPLPGNITQTKVVSVPESGYAVSGCIDESFGKYAFLFKTDLSGNIQWANKYEGSYEYVHSICVTSDSGFALSGSTNGFGGSSTGTTSFLGKTDSLGQLGCFDLTLVIDTNSIQINSTNISFTSSPYTLVGTVRTFPSTTDDTGVFLCSSTLITSEIEKPFSTIYPNPIHDNATLVLSQNESYTFIAYDVFGKSTFEKKINSIKSELDFSQLPNGIYFYQISNSENNFTGKFIVAH; from the coding sequence ATGATCACTATAAATGGTACAAATATTTTACTAGGATATGATAATGATGGAATTTTTTTTATGACAAAGATCGACTTTGATGGCAACCCTCAATCCATAAAATCATTGACTTCCTCTCAAGGAGCTGATCTAAGATTTATTGATAAAACAGACTCAACCATCCTTTGGACAGCCAATTTTAGCTTACCACTTTATAACAATGTAATTATAGCCAAAACGGATACAGCAGGAACTTTTTTATCTGGCCAAATTTTAACGAATACTAATTATCTTGGAACATACGATTTTGTGAGTCTTGGTAATGATGGGTTTTATTTACTTGGAAGCATATATGATAATACTCTTTTTATCTCATTTACTTCAGTAGTAAAATGTGACATGTCGGGAAATATAATTTGGAGTAAGCAATATGATCTGATTTCACAGGGAAAAATTAGTGCTGACAAGACCATTTATAATGGGATGATTATATGTTCTGATATTCGTGATTCAATTACAAATAAGACTGTTTTATTAAAAATTGACTCAATTGGAAATATAGAATGGAATAAGGTCTACTCGACACCACTTCCAGGAAATATCACTCAAACAAAAGTAGTAAGTGTACCTGAAAGTGGTTATGCGGTTTCCGGCTGTATAGATGAATCATTTGGCAAATATGCCTTTTTGTTTAAGACAGATCTTTCAGGAAATATTCAATGGGCAAATAAATATGAAGGATCGTATGAATACGTTCACAGTATTTGTGTAACATCAGATTCTGGATTTGCATTGAGCGGTTCAACTAATGGATTCGGAGGCTCGAGCACTGGCACAACAAGCTTTTTAGGAAAAACTGATTCATTAGGACAACTTGGTTGCTTTGATTTAACTTTAGTTATCGATACAAATTCAATCCAAATCAATTCAACAAACATAAGTTTTACATCCTCTCCTTACACACTCGTAGGTACAGTACGTACATTTCCTTCAACAACAGATGACACTGGTGTCTTTCTTTGTTCGTCTACGTTAATAACTTCGGAGATAGAAAAACCATTTTCTACAATTTATCCAAATCCAATTCATGATAATGCCACACTAGTACTTTCGCAAAATGAAAGTTATACGTTTATTGCCTATGATGTTTTTGGGAAATCAACTTTCGAGAAGAAGATAAATTCTATAAAGTCGGAACTCGATTTCAGTCAGCTCCCAAATGGAATCTACTTCTACCAAATAAGCAATTCAGAAAATAATTTTACAGGAAAATTTATTGTTGCGCATTAA
- a CDS encoding response regulator has translation MASTGFYFQRALIIDDSEIDVLVNRRLMQLTNFVADIMISGTGEEAIRILREECTKPEYAPDWIFLDMHLPMMSGYDFVEEFKTLPDFITKKSKIIVLSVFNKPDALKKIFENTFVAGQLEKPLTQQALLDIAHKKSVGIVSSL, from the coding sequence ATGGCATCAACCGGATTTTATTTTCAACGTGCATTAATTATCGACGACAGTGAGATCGATGTATTGGTAAATCGTCGATTGATGCAGTTAACAAATTTTGTCGCTGATATCATGATCAGTGGCACAGGAGAAGAAGCCATCAGAATTTTACGTGAAGAATGCACCAAACCGGAATATGCTCCCGACTGGATCTTTCTTGACATGCATTTACCAATGATGAGTGGTTATGATTTCGTAGAAGAATTCAAAACACTTCCTGATTTCATCACAAAAAAATCTAAGATCATTGTCCTGTCCGTTTTCAATAAGCCTGATGCTTTGAAGAAAATTTTTGAAAATACTTTTGTAGCCGGACAACTTGAAAAACCTTTGACGCAACAAGCGCTGCTGGATATTGCGCATAAGAAGTCGGTAGGGATTGTGTCGTCGCTTTAA
- a CDS encoding response regulator, whose translation MSSGTRYPSVMLIDDNELDNFINKKLLENEQFASNVYVHQSAQAALEELRKLATSPDKLPNVIFLDIMMPGMDGFAFLEEFDKLQTEVKGKSKIIMLSTSESFKDLNRANQSRYVYKFLNKPLNKPVLDAINI comes from the coding sequence ATGAGTTCAGGAACACGTTACCCTTCAGTGATGTTGATTGATGACAATGAGTTAGATAATTTCATCAACAAAAAGTTACTGGAGAATGAGCAATTCGCATCGAACGTTTATGTTCATCAGTCAGCGCAAGCTGCATTGGAAGAATTGAGAAAGTTAGCAACGAGTCCCGACAAACTTCCCAACGTTATTTTTCTTGACATCATGATGCCGGGAATGGATGGCTTTGCTTTTCTGGAAGAGTTCGACAAACTTCAGACAGAAGTGAAAGGTAAATCAAAGATCATCATGCTTTCCACTTCAGAAAGTTTCAAAGATCTGAACCGCGCTAATCAAAGTCGTTACGTTTACAAGTTTCTTAACAAGCCGTTGAATAAACCGGTGTTGGATGCTATTAACATTTGA
- a CDS encoding gliding motility-associated C-terminal domain-containing protein, giving the protein MNTLIRIVTIGALLLSFIGEGRAQNVLDNKIYRVTGYKKGDTTIRSTSNYAEVIPPLSIYIPSAFTPNGDGLNDMFGVKGEGIQDYHLLIYNRWGTVIFESTTAKNQWDGKYQGEPVETGT; this is encoded by the coding sequence ATGAACACACTAATACGCATCGTTACAATTGGAGCTCTTCTGCTTTCTTTTATCGGAGAAGGACGAGCGCAAAATGTCTTAGACAATAAGATCTACCGTGTCACCGGTTATAAAAAAGGCGACACTACTATTCGTAGTACTTCCAATTATGCAGAGGTAATTCCACCATTGAGCATTTACATTCCATCAGCATTCACTCCGAATGGTGATGGCCTGAATGATATGTTTGGTGTGAAAGGCGAAGGTATTCAGGATTACCATTTGTTGATATACAATCGTTGGGGAACTGTGATCTTTGAATCGACCACTGCAAAAAATCAGTGGGATGGAAAATACCAGGGCGAACCCGTCGAAACCGGCACTTAA
- a CDS encoding BrxA/BrxB family bacilliredoxin → MNMPYPEYICAPMRDELTSVGFQELKTPEDVDNSIPNSEGTVLLVMNSVCGCAAGTARPGVRLSLNAGKKPSKLMTVFAGQDLEATSQARKYTFPYPPSSPAIALFKDGKLVHFIERHHIEGRSAEMIAENLKMAFDEFC, encoded by the coding sequence ATAAATATGCCTTATCCGGAATATATCTGCGCTCCAATGCGCGATGAGTTAACAAGTGTCGGCTTTCAGGAACTAAAAACCCCTGAAGATGTCGATAATTCTATCCCAAACAGTGAGGGAACAGTATTATTAGTAATGAATTCAGTTTGCGGCTGCGCTGCAGGAACTGCCCGTCCGGGTGTCCGTCTTTCATTGAATGCCGGTAAAAAGCCATCAAAACTGATGACCGTTTTTGCAGGACAGGATCTTGAAGCTACTTCACAAGCAAGAAAATATACTTTTCCTTATCCGCCTTCATCACCGGCAATTGCTCTGTTTAAAGATGGAAAATTAGTACACTTTATAGAGCGTCATCATATCGAAGGCCGCAGCGCAGAAATGATCGCTGAAAATTTGAAAATGGCTTTCGACGAGTTTTGTTGA
- a CDS encoding 1-acyl-sn-glycerol-3-phosphate acyltransferase, whose protein sequence is MRSKSWFKYVFTLKKIWAHLIIWPVGIFYKIEKSSKLDKNKSYVFCPNHTSYLDIMLIYISIPVYFHTMGKAELRRVPLFRHFFDRMNIPVNRKSRKDSHRAFLRAASDLEKKISITLFPEGTIHHTGPVMGRFKNGPFRLAIEKQVPIVPITFMNNWLLLPDDFYRRIGHPGIAHVILHDPIPTIGLTENDLDVLKEKVYRVINGPIEAKYPEYFGKK, encoded by the coding sequence TTGAGGAGCAAAAGCTGGTTTAAATATGTTTTTACGCTAAAAAAGATCTGGGCTCACCTGATCATCTGGCCGGTTGGGATCTTTTATAAGATTGAAAAAAGCTCTAAGCTGGATAAGAATAAGTCGTATGTATTTTGTCCAAATCACACGTCGTATTTGGATATCATGTTGATTTACATATCAATACCTGTCTATTTTCATACGATGGGGAAAGCAGAATTACGCCGGGTGCCATTGTTCAGACATTTTTTCGACCGGATGAATATTCCTGTAAACAGAAAGAGCCGGAAAGATTCGCATCGGGCATTTCTCAGGGCGGCCTCCGATCTGGAGAAAAAGATCAGCATCACTCTTTTTCCTGAAGGGACAATTCATCACACGGGACCGGTTATGGGTCGGTTTAAAAACGGACCGTTCAGACTGGCAATAGAAAAACAAGTTCCGATCGTTCCCATTACTTTTATGAATAACTGGCTTTTGCTGCCGGATGATTTTTATCGTCGCATTGGTCATCCCGGTATTGCACATGTGATCTTGCACGATCCGATTCCTACGATCGGGTTAACAGAAAATGATCTCGATGTTTTAAAAGAAAAAGTTTATCGTGTGATCAATGGTCCGATAGAGGCGAAGTATCCGGAGTATTTTGGGAAGAAGTAA
- a CDS encoding DUF177 domain-containing protein has protein sequence MSGAREYVINYGSLPFGEHEFEFHVSDSFFQKFENSLVQKGDIDVLVVLDKKEAMMLLDFTMEGHIIVECDRCLEDLELPIDSYDELIVKFGDSEETETEEVIVVSPKEYELDVSQYIYEYISLQLPMRNVHDEEENGQTCDPEILKALEKLQPQQEETPPEDPRWDGLKGINLN, from the coding sequence ATGAGTGGCGCACGGGAATATGTAATCAATTACGGAAGTCTACCATTCGGCGAACATGAGTTCGAGTTTCATGTCAGTGATTCGTTCTTTCAAAAATTCGAAAACTCACTTGTTCAGAAAGGTGACATCGATGTCTTAGTTGTCTTAGACAAAAAAGAAGCAATGATGTTGCTTGACTTCACAATGGAAGGACACATTATCGTTGAATGCGATCGTTGTCTGGAAGATCTTGAACTACCAATCGATTCTTACGATGAGTTGATCGTAAAATTCGGTGACTCAGAAGAAACTGAAACCGAAGAAGTGATTGTAGTTTCTCCGAAAGAATATGAACTGGATGTTTCGCAGTATATCTACGAATACATTTCACTTCAACTTCCGATGAGAAATGTGCATGATGAAGAAGAGAACGGTCAGACTTGTGATCCGGAAATTCTGAAAGCACTTGAAAAACTTCAACCGCAACAGGAAGAAACTCCACCGGAAGATCCGCGTTGGGATGGTTTGAAAGGAATAAACTTGAATTAA
- the rpmF gene encoding 50S ribosomal protein L32, whose protein sequence is MPNPKHRHSKSRRDKRRTHWKAEVPTIATDPTTGQPHLFHRAHWHDGKLYYKGKVVMEKENA, encoded by the coding sequence ATGCCAAATCCGAAACACCGACACTCGAAATCCAGAAGAGATAAAAGAAGAACTCATTGGAAAGCTGAAGTTCCTACTATAGCTACGGATCCTACTACAGGACAACCTCACCTTTTTCACCGTGCTCACTGGCATGATGGAAAACTTTACTATAAAGGTAAAGTGGTGATGGAAAAAGAAAATGCGTAA
- the plsX gene encoding phosphate acyltransferase PlsX, whose translation MKIGIDIMGGDFAPEQTVLGAIEARKELPTNVELVLIGDRDAMLPIFQRENFSADKFTIVHCTEVIGMGEHPTKAIQQKPNSSLAVGFQLLKEGKINSFASAGNTGAMLVGSMFSVKAIPGIHRPAITSPLPKFNGGWGVILDVGVNADCKPEILQQFATLGSIYAESILNIKNPSVGLMSIGEEEEKGNLLVKETHQLLKSMSTINFIGNVEGRDLFNEKADVVVCDGFTGNVILKEAESFYAMIRKRGIRDEYFDRFDFEDYGGTPILGINSNVIIAHGISKAKAIKNMILLSKNVIDAKLSEKIANAFTKETV comes from the coding sequence ATGAAAATCGGTATAGATATTATGGGTGGCGATTTTGCGCCGGAACAAACAGTACTTGGTGCGATCGAAGCTCGTAAAGAACTTCCTACTAACGTGGAACTTGTTCTGATCGGCGACAGAGATGCAATGCTGCCAATCTTTCAACGAGAAAATTTTTCTGCTGATAAATTTACGATCGTTCATTGTACTGAAGTAATTGGTATGGGCGAACATCCTACCAAAGCAATACAACAAAAACCAAATTCAAGTCTTGCAGTAGGTTTTCAATTACTGAAAGAAGGAAAAATAAATTCATTTGCATCTGCAGGAAATACGGGTGCAATGCTCGTCGGTTCTATGTTCAGCGTAAAAGCTATTCCCGGAATTCATCGTCCTGCAATTACATCGCCGCTTCCGAAATTTAATGGTGGCTGGGGAGTAATACTGGATGTTGGTGTAAATGCCGATTGTAAACCGGAGATCCTTCAACAATTTGCTACACTGGGCTCTATCTATGCAGAAAGTATTCTGAATATTAAAAACCCTTCTGTTGGTTTAATGAGCATCGGTGAAGAAGAAGAAAAAGGAAATTTACTGGTTAAAGAAACTCATCAGCTTTTAAAATCTATGTCGACGATCAACTTTATCGGAAACGTTGAAGGCCGCGATCTTTTTAATGAAAAAGCCGATGTAGTAGTATGTGATGGCTTTACAGGAAATGTTATTCTTAAAGAAGCAGAATCTTTTTATGCAATGATCCGCAAACGCGGAATCCGCGATGAATATTTCGACCGTTTCGATTTTGAAGATTACGGTGGTACACCTATTCTTGGTATCAATTCAAATGTGATCATCGCTCACGGAATCAGCAAAGCAAAAGCGATTAAAAATATGATCCTTCTTTCTAAAAACGTGATTGATGCAAAGCTTTCTGAGAAGATAGCGAATGCGTTTACAAAAGAAACTGTATAA
- a CDS encoding ketoacyl-ACP synthase III, translated as MSKITAAITAVGGYVPDYILTNAELEKLVDTTDEWITSRTGIKERRILKGEGLGTSDLAAPAVLELCKKRGIDPMEIELLICATTTPDHQFPATANIITDKIGAKNAWGYDISAACSGFLYALATGSKFIESGQYKKVVVVGADKMSSIVDYSDRSTCVIFGDGAGAVLLEPNTEGLGILDSILKSDGSGRVYLHQKGGGSVRPASHATVDAGDHYIFQDGQPVFKFAVTNMADVSAEIMEKNNLKAEDVAWLVPHQANKRIIDATARRMGVGSEKVMLNIEKYGNTTSGTIPLCLWEWEKQLHKGDNIILAAFGGGFTWGSIWIKWAY; from the coding sequence ATGTCGAAAATTACTGCTGCAATCACGGCTGTTGGAGGTTATGTACCGGATTACATTCTGACGAATGCTGAACTGGAAAAATTGGTGGATACTACTGATGAGTGGATCACTTCCAGGACCGGAATTAAAGAGCGTCGAATTTTAAAAGGTGAAGGTCTCGGTACTTCCGATCTTGCTGCGCCTGCAGTACTGGAACTTTGCAAAAAGCGTGGCATCGATCCAATGGAAATTGAGCTCTTGATCTGCGCTACCACAACTCCCGATCACCAGTTTCCTGCGACTGCAAATATTATTACCGATAAAATCGGAGCAAAGAATGCATGGGGATATGATATCTCTGCTGCATGTTCCGGTTTTCTTTATGCATTAGCAACCGGTTCTAAATTCATTGAATCAGGACAATATAAAAAAGTTGTAGTTGTTGGAGCTGATAAAATGTCGAGCATCGTTGATTACTCTGATCGCTCAACGTGTGTGATCTTTGGTGATGGTGCAGGTGCTGTTTTACTTGAGCCAAACACAGAAGGATTAGGAATTCTTGACAGCATTCTAAAAAGCGATGGATCAGGTCGTGTTTACCTTCATCAAAAAGGTGGTGGATCTGTTCGTCCGGCTTCTCATGCTACAGTTGATGCCGGTGATCATTATATTTTTCAGGACGGACAACCGGTTTTCAAATTTGCTGTAACTAATATGGCTGACGTTTCTGCTGAGATCATGGAAAAAAATAATCTCAAAGCAGAAGATGTTGCCTGGCTTGTTCCACATCAGGCCAACAAAAGAATCATTGATGCGACAGCACGTCGTATGGGTGTTGGCAGTGAAAAAGTAATGTTGAATATTGAAAAATACGGTAACACTACCAGCGGTACTATTCCACTTTGTCTCTGGGAATGGGAGAAACAACTCCATAAAGGCGATAATATAATCCTTGCCGCTTTTGGTGGTGGGTTCACCTGGGGCAGTATCTGGATCAAGTGGGCATATTAA
- the accB gene encoding acetyl-CoA carboxylase biotin carboxyl carrier protein: MNIKDIESLIKFVQNSGVAEVSLEQKDIKITIRTTHGQMMMASAPSTSAPVQHYVAAPAVAQSAANSTPPAADKPKSGADESKYITIKSPMIGTFYRTPSPDKPVFINVGDEIKQGKVLCIIEAMKLFNEIESEVSGKIVKVLVDNATPVEYDQPLFLVDPS, encoded by the coding sequence ATGAACATAAAAGACATCGAAAGTTTAATAAAATTTGTACAGAATAGCGGCGTCGCAGAAGTTAGCTTAGAGCAAAAAGATATCAAAATCACTATCCGTACAACTCACGGACAAATGATGATGGCATCAGCTCCGTCGACTTCTGCTCCTGTTCAGCACTATGTTGCTGCGCCAGCTGTCGCTCAATCAGCTGCCAACTCTACTCCACCGGCAGCCGATAAACCAAAATCCGGTGCTGATGAATCCAAATACATTACGATCAAATCGCCAATGATTGGAACTTTCTATCGCACCCCTTCACCTGACAAACCGGTATTTATTAATGTCGGTGATGAGATCAAACAAGGTAAAGTTCTTTGCATCATTGAAGCAATGAAATTATTCAATGAGATCGAATCAGAAGTTTCCGGTAAAATTGTAAAAGTGCTTGTTGACAATGCTACTCCTGTAGAATATGATCAACCACTTTTCCTTGTAGACCCAAGCTGA
- the accC gene encoding acetyl-CoA carboxylase biotin carboxylase subunit, translated as MFKKILIANRGEIALRIIRTCKEMGIKTVAVYSTADKDSLHVRFADEAVCIGPPPSKDSYLNIASIMAAAEITNADAIHPGYGFLSENSKFSQICEEHGVKFIGATPEQIDQMGDKSNAKDTMKKAGVPTIPGSEGLLTDLKEGLKTAKKIGYPVIIKATASGGNRGMRIIWKPEDFEGLWDSARQEAGAAFGNDGMYLEKYIEEPRHIEIQIAGDQYGKACHLSERDCSIQRRHQKLTEETPSPFMTNELREAMGEAAIKAALAVQYEGVGTVEFLVDKHRKFYFMEMNTRIQVEHPVTEEVINYDLIKEQIKIAAGMPISGKNYFPSLHAIECRINAEDPYNNFRPSPGKITVLHVPGGHGVRVDSHIYAGYIIPANYDSMIAKLITVAQSREEAINTMERALSEFVVEGVKTTIPFHQQLMRNEDFRKGNYTTKFMETFVLEE; from the coding sequence ATGTTTAAGAAAATTTTAATTGCTAACCGTGGTGAAATTGCTTTGCGAATCATTCGTACCTGCAAAGAAATGGGAATTAAAACGGTTGCCGTTTATTCTACTGCCGATAAAGACAGTCTGCATGTTCGTTTCGCAGATGAAGCTGTTTGTATCGGTCCTCCACCCAGTAAAGATTCATATCTGAATATTGCAAGCATCATGGCTGCGGCTGAAATTACTAATGCAGATGCAATACATCCCGGTTATGGTTTCCTTTCAGAAAATTCTAAATTCAGTCAGATCTGTGAAGAGCATGGCGTGAAATTCATTGGCGCAACACCTGAACAGATCGATCAGATGGGTGACAAGTCGAATGCAAAAGACACAATGAAAAAAGCGGGAGTTCCTACAATTCCCGGAAGCGAAGGACTTTTAACTGACCTTAAAGAAGGATTGAAGACTGCAAAAAAGATCGGATATCCTGTGATCATAAAAGCAACTGCCAGTGGTGGTAATCGTGGTATGCGTATCATCTGGAAGCCGGAAGATTTCGAAGGACTGTGGGATTCTGCTCGTCAGGAAGCCGGAGCTGCTTTTGGAAATGATGGTATGTATCTTGAAAAATACATTGAAGAACCAAGACATATTGAAATTCAAATTGCCGGTGATCAATACGGAAAAGCTTGTCACCTAAGTGAACGCGATTGTTCTATTCAACGTCGTCACCAGAAACTTACTGAAGAAACTCCATCACCGTTCATGACGAATGAACTTCGTGAAGCAATGGGTGAAGCTGCTATCAAAGCTGCATTAGCTGTGCAATATGAAGGTGTAGGTACGGTAGAATTTCTTGTCGACAAACACCGCAAATTCTATTTCATGGAAATGAATACGCGGATCCAGGTAGAACATCCTGTAACGGAAGAAGTGATCAACTATGATCTTATAAAAGAACAGATCAAGATCGCTGCCGGTATGCCGATCTCAGGAAAAAATTATTTCCCTTCTCTGCATGCAATCGAATGCCGTATCAACGCTGAAGATCCATATAATAACTTCCGTCCTTCACCGGGTAAGATCACTGTCTTACACGTTCCCGGCGGACACGGAGTACGTGTTGACTCGCACATTTATGCAGGCTATATCATTCCTGCGAATTACGATTCAATGATCGCCAAACTGATCACTGTTGCGCAATCACGCGAAGAAGCAATCAATACAATGGAACGCGCATTAAGCGAATTTGTTGTTGAAGGTGTAAAAACTACAATTCCATTTCATCAGCAACTGATGCGTAATGAAGATTTCCGTAAAGGAAATTATACTACGAAGTTTATGGAAACGTTTGTACTTGAAGAATAG